In bacterium, the DNA window ACACGAAGCCACTCGGCAAGAGACCGCAGGATATGCGACACGCCGGAGCGAAACTCATTCTTCAGCTCTTCGAGGAGCTGAGGAACCGGCAGTCCGGCGCGGGTATGATGCAGGTCAATCAAGAGCGCTGTCTGTCCTCCCGGAATCTGGGTTTTCAATAACTCCCATGTTTCCTGGGATCGCTGGCGTCCTTGTCGAGAGCTGCTTCCGTTTACGATGATGGCATAGCGCACCGCGGCCTGAATCAGTGCCTCGAACTCTTGCTGGTATTTCTGAAGCAGTTGGAGGTCTTGCTTATAGGCGCGGTAGATTGCCTCTTTGGCGATGTTATCTTCGAGAACGAGCAGCACTGATTCGCGTCGCATAGCCGCTCTGAGTTCGGAGAATACGCCCGTGTCGAGGTTCCTCTCCGGGGGCGCATAACCGAGATCCAAATAGCCACCCATCAGCTCGAGGTCCGAAGATCCTATTTGAGCCACTGTTTGCATGTGGCATCTCCTCTCTAAGAGCCATTGGTCAACTCGGGAGCGTACGCCTGAGCTGTGAAAGGACATCCCTTTCTACTTGCTATCCTATTAGAGGATGTGTCCATATGTCAACCCGTTCCGAAGTGCAAAAAAAGAAAAAGCGCGTGGTACAGATGATCGTGTAAAACGATCCCCACGCGCTTTGTTGCTAACGTCCTTACTGGCCTGTTGGAACATTCAGGCTGAGGCCGAGCTCTTTAGCTGTTTTTACGGTGAGTAGATCAATCAACTCCTGCGCACCAGATCCAGCCACATGGCTGCTGTTGTTCCCCATCACGACGCTCGGAACCCAATTCCCTTTGAAGTTCTGAATTGCTGTTGCATAGAATTGGCTGACGCGTTCATAGGTGGCCAGTTTCTTTTCAAGCGCCCCGTCCGCTTCCATGACTAGGTGCCGTCGAGCCGCTTCGCCTTGGCCACGGAGTGTCTCGGCGAGTTTGAACTGTTCAGCCGCTTGGGCATCTAATCGTGCAACTTCAAGTTGCTGCTGCGCACCCAGCTTTGCCACCTCAAACTTTTGTTGCGCCTCCGTTACTTGTCTGGCTTTGATGACTTCCTGCTCCCATTTGGCACGCGCCGCGTCCGCTTCCCCTTTTTTGGCCACGGTAATGGTTTCCTGTTCAGCTTCCTTCGCTTTGGCTACCGCAAGCTGTACTTGCATGGTGGCCTGCTGCTGCAGTTGGATTTGTTTCTCAATCTCGGGATCGTACTCGATCTCATTGATTGAGAGGTTGAACGTCTTCACACCAAACTCCTCCAGCGGGGAGGTCTCTTGCCGCAGGACCTGGCCATCCTTGCCCAGGACGAGTTTCACCACGTTGACCACTCGGGATTGGCCGGTCATGGGATCGGGCTGGCGCTCCTGTACGGTTTCTGTCCGATAGACGCCGCGCTGCACCTGATCCTCCATGAGCCGGAGAAGTTCATTACGCTT includes these proteins:
- a CDS encoding SPFH domain-containing protein, with translation MAVFVIIGTIMSFQLFEHLDAEDLMVIQSPWSGTLTWHTNPGVKGQWFGKVTKYRKRDQFWFSAKSDQGKKAKESLQVRFNDGAHATISGSIAWEMPVDDKSLRALHVRYGSHDAIQQQLVRTVIEKAVYMTGPLMSSKESYAEKRNELLRLMEDQVQRGVYRTETVQERQPDPMTGQSRVVNVVKLVLGKDGQVLRQETSPLEEFGVKTFNLSINEIEYDPEIEKQIQLQQQATMQVQLAVAKAKEAEQETITVAKKGEADAARAKWEQEVIKARQVTEAQQKFEVAKLGAQQQLEVARLDAQAAEQFKLAETLRGQGEAARRHLVMEADGALEKKLATYERVSQFYATAIQNFKGNWVPSVVMGNNSSHVAGSGAQELIDLLTVKTAKELGLSLNVPTGQ